A genomic window from Algoriphagus sp. Y33 includes:
- a CDS encoding VOC family protein → MKIEHLAIWVDDLDKMKDWYCQSFAMRSGEKYENPAKGFSSYFLRFDSGSRIELMRKTDVQDSPYPRGMVSGLAHFAISVGSKEQVLLKTQKFLEEGIKIIGEPRTTGDGYFESVIEDPEGNWIEITI, encoded by the coding sequence ATGAAAATAGAACATCTTGCCATTTGGGTCGATGACCTGGACAAAATGAAGGACTGGTATTGCCAGTCCTTCGCTATGAGATCAGGCGAAAAATATGAAAACCCTGCAAAGGGGTTCAGTTCGTACTTTTTACGTTTTGATTCAGGCAGTAGGATCGAGCTCATGAGAAAAACTGATGTGCAAGACTCTCCATATCCCCGTGGGATGGTTTCGGGGTTAGCTCATTTTGCGATTTCTGTAGGATCCAAGGAGCAAGTTCTATTGAAAACGCAAAAATTCCTTGAAGAGGGAATTAAAATCATCGGCGAGCCACGGACTACCGGGGATGGTTATTTCGAAAGTGTGATTGAAGATCCTGAAGGTAACTGGATAGAAATCACGATTTAG
- a CDS encoding ATP-binding protein, which translates to MEELLDISNLLIDNTKIDFKRYLYEKIDWGERLIGIKGARGTGKTTLVFQYLKEKKLEGVQVSYFSLDELFFLSNNLLDTVKRFYQSGGKIVALDEVHKYPTWSKEIKNLYDRYPDLQIVFTGSSIVDISKEEGDLSRRAVMYELHGLSYREFLKLYHDQDLPVITLDQILDPDANIRTLLPKEFKPLRYFPDYLKTGYYPFSGSNEEMYFKKLRQLIRTIVEYDMAEIRGFDIRNGKKILQLLYIIAQQVPFKPNVSALAEKTQIHRNSMGSYMLYLAEARLIDLQYPVGISVATLQKPEKIFLNNTNYLYALSEVKPEIGTVRETFFNSIIKVDHRVNFSKTVDFLVDNQFNFEIGGKGKSTKQATANSTWIVKDDIEFPTGQSLPLWIFGFLY; encoded by the coding sequence ATGGAAGAGTTACTGGATATTTCAAACTTACTGATTGACAATACGAAAATTGATTTCAAGCGGTATCTGTATGAAAAAATAGATTGGGGTGAAAGACTCATAGGCATTAAAGGTGCGAGAGGAACAGGAAAGACGACCTTAGTATTTCAATACCTTAAAGAGAAAAAACTGGAAGGAGTTCAAGTTTCCTATTTCTCATTGGACGAGCTATTTTTCCTCTCCAATAACCTGCTTGATACAGTCAAGAGATTTTATCAATCCGGAGGGAAAATCGTTGCATTAGATGAAGTCCACAAATACCCCACATGGTCTAAAGAAATTAAAAATCTCTACGATAGGTATCCCGACCTGCAGATCGTTTTTACAGGGTCATCGATTGTTGATATAAGCAAAGAAGAGGGAGATTTAAGCAGAAGAGCCGTGATGTATGAACTGCACGGCTTGTCTTATCGCGAATTTCTAAAGTTATACCACGATCAAGATTTACCGGTAATCACTCTAGACCAAATCCTTGATCCTGATGCAAATATCAGGACATTGCTCCCTAAAGAATTCAAACCGCTCCGTTATTTTCCTGACTATCTCAAAACAGGTTACTATCCTTTCTCCGGCTCAAATGAAGAGATGTATTTCAAAAAACTGCGGCAACTCATCCGCACGATAGTAGAATATGACATGGCCGAGATCCGTGGTTTTGATATCAGAAATGGAAAAAAAATACTCCAACTTCTCTACATCATAGCCCAGCAGGTTCCTTTCAAACCCAATGTTTCGGCCTTGGCTGAGAAAACGCAAATCCACCGTAACTCCATGGGCAGTTACATGCTATATCTGGCCGAGGCAAGACTCATCGACCTACAGTATCCCGTGGGGATCAGCGTAGCTACGCTACAAAAACCTGAAAAAATATTCTTGAACAACACCAATTATCTCTATGCGCTGAGTGAAGTCAAACCTGAAATAGGTACAGTAAGAGAAACTTTCTTCAATAGCATCATTAAAGTGGATCATAGAGTCAATTTCTCCAAAACAGTAGACTTTCTGGTTGATAATCAATTTAATTTTGAGATTGGAGGAAAAGGAAAATCCACTAAGCAAGCCACAGCAAATAGTACATGGATTGTCAAAGATGATATAGAGTTCCCCACAGGACAAAGTTTGCCTTTGTGGATTTTTGGATTTTTGTATTGA
- a CDS encoding M14 family metallopeptidase has product MKSILSLSLAMFFLSLSCVAIAQEIMPPLLPWNGQSKELLVDKSDKWVTSFELSDGLESPTYAETMAWMEKLAENSSYLRLVSIGRSEQGRQIHMVIASKDQGFTADELSTSEKPLILFQAGIHAGEIDGKDAGMMLLRDISQGSKLALLDNANLLFIPILNVDGHERRSEYARVNQRGPKEMGWRTNALNLNLNRDYTKLETAGINAIAQVINSYDPDLYIDIHVTDGADYQYDITYGFVATGGYSPEISKWLSGYFQPEVDQALKDQGHIPGPLLFAANNEDFTEGNIAFSFSPRFSHTYGDIRHLPSILVENHSLKPFEQRVLGTYVFLEQVIKTMGAHYSELQASVESDKNQKKDSVIVKYQFHDTPADSVEFLGIASKKITSEITGKEYVAWEGKAITQRIPNILMDKPAASVPVPKAYWVPAEWSEIIDKLRVHGFEMETLEDAKAVNMELSTLSEYKLSNQPMEGRFRFQSFELEKENRTVMLNPGSVRVKTDQPLGELLVILMEPESVDSFFQWGYFHSILSQTEYMETYIMEPLISNMLSEDADLKKRFEEEKTLNPDFANSPREIYRWFYKQTPYFDQNWKVIPIGREW; this is encoded by the coding sequence ATGAAATCAATCCTTTCACTCTCTCTTGCTATGTTTTTCTTGAGCTTGTCCTGTGTGGCAATCGCTCAGGAAATAATGCCTCCTCTACTTCCTTGGAATGGGCAAAGCAAAGAATTACTTGTGGATAAGTCAGATAAGTGGGTTACCTCATTCGAGCTATCTGATGGACTGGAATCTCCCACCTATGCAGAAACGATGGCTTGGATGGAGAAATTGGCAGAAAATTCCAGCTACCTCCGGCTTGTTTCAATTGGACGCAGTGAGCAAGGTAGGCAGATACATATGGTCATAGCCTCGAAAGATCAAGGCTTTACCGCGGATGAGTTATCCACCTCCGAAAAACCCTTAATCCTATTCCAAGCGGGAATTCATGCAGGGGAAATCGATGGGAAGGATGCGGGAATGATGCTGCTCAGAGATATAAGCCAAGGAAGCAAATTAGCCCTTTTAGATAATGCCAATCTACTTTTTATCCCAATCCTCAATGTAGATGGTCATGAAAGAAGAAGCGAATACGCCAGGGTAAACCAGCGGGGACCAAAGGAAATGGGCTGGAGAACGAATGCATTAAACCTGAATCTGAATCGCGATTACACCAAATTGGAGACTGCCGGCATCAATGCCATTGCCCAAGTGATCAACAGTTACGATCCTGATCTGTACATAGACATTCACGTGACCGACGGGGCTGATTATCAATACGACATCACGTATGGATTCGTAGCCACAGGAGGATATTCTCCGGAAATATCTAAGTGGCTATCAGGCTATTTCCAACCGGAAGTAGATCAGGCTTTGAAAGATCAAGGCCATATTCCCGGTCCTTTGCTTTTTGCGGCAAACAACGAAGACTTTACTGAAGGAAATATTGCTTTTTCATTCAGCCCCCGTTTTTCCCATACCTATGGAGATATTCGCCACTTACCTTCAATTTTGGTGGAAAACCATTCTTTAAAACCATTTGAACAACGGGTGCTTGGGACATATGTATTTCTAGAGCAAGTAATCAAAACTATGGGAGCACACTATTCCGAGCTTCAAGCTTCGGTAGAATCGGACAAGAATCAGAAGAAAGACTCAGTAATCGTGAAATACCAGTTCCATGATACACCTGCAGATTCTGTGGAATTCTTAGGTATTGCCTCCAAAAAAATCACCTCTGAAATCACCGGGAAGGAATATGTAGCTTGGGAAGGAAAGGCTATCACACAGCGTATACCAAATATTTTGATGGATAAGCCCGCGGCTTCTGTTCCGGTACCTAAGGCTTATTGGGTTCCTGCAGAATGGTCTGAGATCATCGATAAACTGAGGGTCCATGGCTTCGAAATGGAAACTTTGGAAGATGCGAAGGCGGTGAACATGGAGCTATCAACACTATCGGAATACAAACTCAGCAATCAACCAATGGAAGGCAGGTTTCGATTTCAGTCTTTTGAATTGGAAAAAGAAAATAGGACAGTAATGCTAAATCCAGGATCTGTACGTGTGAAAACAGATCAGCCTTTAGGGGAATTATTGGTTATTTTGATGGAGCCGGAATCGGTGGACAGTTTTTTCCAATGGGGGTACTTCCATTCCATTCTTTCTCAAACAGAATACATGGAAACATATATCATGGAGCCTTTAATCTCCAACATGCTTTCTGAAGATGCAGATTTGAAGAAGCGCTTTGAAGAGGAGAAAACTTTAAATCCTGATTTCGCCAACTCCCCACGCGAAATCTACCGCTGGTTTTATAAGCAAACACCTTATTTCGACCAAAACTGGAAAGTAATTCCTATCGGACGCGAATGGTAA
- a CDS encoding carboxylesterase/lipase family protein, translated as MKNNRREFFKKVGVGTAGLGLAAAVPFSSKGNTTVKPISAGGQFLQIGDDIAIANTDSGKVRGYILNDIYTFLGIPYGADTSGKNRFMAPKKPAPWTDVKPTIWWGNTAPQIMDNRYASPDYSFADHWNYDDVSEDCLKLNVWTPALDSKKRPVLVWLHGGGFTNGNGIEQDGYHGENLSKKGDMVFVSINHRLGPIGFTDLSKVGGDKYADSGNVSQLDIIASLEWVRDNIANFGGDPGNVTIMGQSGGGAKVTATMAMPAAKGLVHKGVALSGSMLQASDPEYSQTLGEYVMKEAGLTPDTLDKLQELSWREYIDIANKAMAKMRKDHPLPGFRGGFSPVADGVNIPKGEFFSQESGLASDIPLMICTTFHEWNPTRTVPELEKIDWAGVAEKLNPNFGEATEEIITAYRKDFPEASPADLWAMILSNRKGAISAANAKSKQKAPVYLAWFGWEPALYSGRMKAFHCIDICFWFDNTDRMYTHTGGGDRPRKLSEKMSASLLAFMKTGDPNIGALPKWPAYSPENGETMILNDTAVVKNKPDANGLAALPA; from the coding sequence ATGAAAAACAACAGACGCGAATTCTTTAAGAAAGTCGGCGTAGGAACTGCGGGACTCGGCTTAGCCGCTGCGGTTCCTTTTTCTTCAAAAGGAAATACTACTGTCAAACCAATTTCCGCCGGTGGTCAATTTCTCCAAATCGGTGATGACATTGCCATTGCAAACACAGATTCCGGAAAAGTCAGAGGCTACATCCTCAATGATATTTATACATTTTTGGGTATTCCTTATGGAGCAGACACTTCGGGCAAAAACAGATTTATGGCTCCAAAAAAGCCTGCCCCTTGGACTGATGTAAAACCAACCATCTGGTGGGGAAATACTGCTCCCCAAATCATGGATAATCGCTATGCCAGCCCCGATTATTCCTTCGCTGATCACTGGAACTATGATGACGTAAGTGAGGATTGTCTCAAACTAAATGTGTGGACACCTGCTTTGGACAGCAAGAAAAGACCTGTTTTGGTTTGGCTCCATGGCGGTGGATTCACCAATGGAAACGGTATAGAGCAAGATGGCTATCATGGTGAAAATCTCAGCAAAAAAGGTGATATGGTGTTCGTCTCCATCAATCACAGACTTGGCCCAATCGGTTTCACAGACCTGTCGAAGGTAGGTGGTGACAAGTACGCCGATTCAGGAAACGTCAGCCAACTGGATATCATTGCCTCCCTTGAATGGGTTCGGGACAACATAGCCAATTTCGGTGGTGATCCCGGGAATGTTACGATCATGGGCCAGTCAGGTGGAGGTGCAAAAGTCACCGCAACTATGGCAATGCCTGCGGCAAAAGGTCTGGTGCACAAAGGTGTTGCACTTAGTGGATCTATGCTTCAGGCTTCCGATCCCGAATATTCACAGACCTTAGGAGAATATGTGATGAAAGAGGCGGGCTTGACTCCCGATACTTTGGACAAGTTGCAAGAATTGAGTTGGAGAGAATATATAGATATCGCAAATAAAGCCATGGCAAAAATGCGCAAAGATCATCCACTGCCAGGATTCCGAGGTGGTTTTAGCCCCGTGGCTGATGGGGTAAATATTCCGAAGGGCGAATTTTTTTCCCAAGAAAGTGGATTGGCTTCTGATATTCCATTGATGATCTGCACTACATTCCACGAGTGGAATCCTACCCGTACTGTACCCGAATTGGAGAAAATTGACTGGGCGGGAGTAGCTGAGAAATTGAATCCTAACTTTGGCGAAGCCACTGAAGAAATCATAACAGCCTATCGCAAAGATTTCCCTGAAGCCTCTCCGGCTGATCTTTGGGCGATGATCTTGTCCAACAGAAAAGGGGCAATCAGCGCTGCCAATGCAAAGTCCAAGCAAAAAGCCCCGGTTTATTTAGCTTGGTTTGGCTGGGAGCCTGCGTTGTACTCAGGGAGAATGAAAGCATTTCACTGCATAGATATTTGCTTTTGGTTTGATAATACCGACCGCATGTACACGCATACCGGTGGCGGAGATAGACCAAGGAAGCTATCCGAGAAAATGTCTGCTTCTCTCCTTGCCTTCATGAAAACAGGCGATCCGAACATCGGAGCTCTTCCAAAGTGGCCTGCATATTCTCCCGAAAACGGGGAAACAATGATTTTAAATGATACGGCAGTTGTAAAAAACAAGCCCGATGCGAATGGGCTGGCAGCTTTGCCCGCTTAA
- the recQ gene encoding DNA helicase RecQ produces the protein MNPHTLLRNVFGYDEFRPLQQEIINRTLAGKDSFVLMPTGGGKSMCFQIPALCFDGITIIVSPLISLMKDQVQALQSNGVKADFFNSSISPQAENDVIARAINGEIKLLYLSPEKLISVSNSWLKKLNIKLVAIDEAHCVSMWGHDFRPGYTKLKAFRNSLPEVPFMALTATADKSARIDIEKQLGLKDSKLFISSFDRKNLSIEVRGQVPKKYKLQEIGRFVDQKKNESGIIYCLSRKNTEEVADYLKSYGHSVAYYHAGMNPEDREQVQTAFIHDDTKIIVATIAFGMGIDKSNVRWVIHYNLPKNLEGYYQEIGRAGRDGLPSETRLYYNMSDFVMYSQFADDGANSTMQKEKLNRMLQFAEAKSCRRRILLSYFGEHLTKDCGNCDVCDNPPKDFDGTVLAQKALSGIARMKEKEGITMLINVLRGSNNAEVHAGGYSQIKTYGVGKDISYIDWRDYIIQLANQGLIEIMYSEGSALKISPIGWKVLKGQQSIKLTLPIHAEEKISRKPKVMKMADEEEANTDLFTELKKLRSFISKEKNVPAYVIFSDKSLKQMAIDMPVTENQFLGISGVGMNKMEQYGEEFMEVIRKFKTLAKPKKTPTILDTFVMYKEGLTPEEIAAKRDLQITTIYSHLSQLYAEGREVELEKLVSKVVVDKVRVAFNQLDRAIALKPIFEMLNEEVSYGEIRMSLTLILKNE, from the coding sequence ATGAACCCACATACACTATTAAGGAATGTATTTGGTTACGATGAATTTCGCCCTTTACAACAAGAGATTATTAATCGCACCTTAGCAGGAAAGGACAGTTTTGTGCTGATGCCCACCGGTGGGGGCAAATCGATGTGTTTTCAGATTCCCGCTTTGTGTTTTGATGGAATTACGATCATTGTATCGCCTCTTATTTCATTAATGAAAGACCAAGTCCAAGCATTACAATCCAACGGGGTAAAAGCAGATTTTTTTAATAGCTCTATTTCCCCTCAAGCCGAAAATGACGTGATAGCCAGAGCTATCAACGGCGAAATAAAGTTACTTTATTTATCGCCGGAGAAATTGATTTCAGTGAGTAACTCCTGGTTGAAAAAGTTGAATATTAAATTAGTAGCCATTGACGAGGCACATTGTGTCAGCATGTGGGGTCATGATTTTAGGCCAGGATATACAAAGCTAAAAGCATTTAGAAATTCCCTGCCCGAAGTTCCATTTATGGCGTTGACAGCCACCGCAGATAAATCGGCAAGAATAGATATTGAGAAACAATTGGGATTGAAAGACTCCAAGCTGTTTATCTCATCATTTGACAGAAAAAACCTGAGTATTGAGGTCAGAGGTCAAGTTCCTAAAAAGTATAAGTTGCAAGAAATTGGGCGGTTTGTTGATCAGAAAAAGAATGAAAGTGGAATCATTTATTGCCTAAGCAGAAAGAATACAGAGGAAGTCGCCGATTATTTGAAGAGCTATGGACATTCGGTAGCGTATTATCATGCGGGAATGAATCCCGAGGATAGAGAGCAAGTGCAAACAGCGTTTATACATGATGACACCAAAATAATTGTAGCAACGATTGCTTTTGGGATGGGGATCGACAAATCGAATGTACGCTGGGTGATTCACTATAATTTGCCAAAAAACTTAGAAGGATATTACCAAGAAATAGGAAGAGCTGGCCGTGACGGATTGCCATCTGAAACAAGGCTATATTATAACATGAGTGATTTTGTGATGTACAGTCAGTTTGCGGATGATGGGGCAAATTCAACAATGCAAAAGGAGAAATTGAATCGTATGCTGCAATTTGCTGAGGCAAAATCGTGCAGGAGAAGAATACTGCTTTCCTATTTTGGTGAACATTTAACCAAGGATTGTGGGAATTGTGATGTTTGTGACAATCCGCCCAAAGATTTTGATGGCACTGTGCTGGCACAAAAAGCACTATCCGGAATAGCCAGGATGAAAGAAAAGGAAGGGATTACCATGTTAATTAATGTATTGAGAGGTTCGAATAATGCTGAGGTACATGCAGGAGGTTACTCCCAAATCAAAACTTATGGAGTAGGTAAGGACATTAGCTATATAGATTGGCGAGATTATATCATTCAATTGGCGAACCAAGGCTTGATTGAGATTATGTATAGTGAAGGTTCGGCATTAAAGATTTCACCCATTGGATGGAAAGTGCTTAAAGGTCAACAGTCAATAAAATTGACTTTACCGATACATGCTGAAGAGAAAATTAGCAGAAAGCCAAAGGTCATGAAAATGGCAGATGAAGAAGAAGCGAACACGGATTTATTTACCGAATTAAAGAAGTTGAGGTCTTTCATTTCCAAGGAAAAAAATGTGCCGGCTTACGTTATTTTTAGTGACAAATCATTGAAACAAATGGCGATAGATATGCCTGTTACGGAAAATCAGTTCTTAGGAATATCTGGAGTGGGAATGAACAAAATGGAGCAGTATGGAGAGGAATTTATGGAGGTAATCAGGAAGTTTAAAACTTTGGCAAAACCAAAAAAGACCCCCACTATTCTGGACACTTTTGTGATGTACAAAGAAGGGCTCACCCCCGAAGAGATTGCAGCCAAAAGAGATTTACAGATCACCACTATTTATTCGCATTTATCACAGTTATATGCTGAGGGTAGGGAAGTGGAGTTAGAGAAACTTGTATCTAAAGTCGTGGTGGATAAAGTACGAGTCGCATTCAATCAATTAGATAGAGCAATAGCCCTGAAACCTATTTTTGAAATGCTTAATGAAGAAGTTTCTTATGGAGAAATAAGAATGAGCCTGACTTTAATTCTCAAGAATGAATAA
- the glgP gene encoding alpha-glucan family phosphorylase: MTDFRNYTIPYEISPEFSKKTAYFSMEFAIHQPLKIYSGGLGFLSGSHLRSAYELKQNLIGIGILWKYGYYDQSRNQDQTMKAEWYEKTYSFLEDTGIKYQISIHGNPIWVKAYYLAPETFESAPLFLLSTDLPENDYLSQTITHRLYDSDTAAKVAQFIMLGIGGARLLDELNFNPEVYHLNEAHGVSSVFHLMRKFGSKEEVKKRLVFTTHTPEEAGNEKHDIYLCEQMGYFNGYSLNEVRELTGMEGDLFNHSLAAFRFARKANGVSKLHGEVSREMWSKYSDIPEITSITNSQNYSYWADKQLYNYMDESDSKKFDERKYFLKKQTFEIVADQTGQLLDPNVLTIVWARRFAGYKRADLITRDLQRFEELITNSEHPIQIIWAGKPYPSDYGSISIFNQLVHLSKKYPNIAVCVGYELTLSKQLKQAADVWLNNPRVPREASGTSGMTAAMNGAVNFSTFDGWICEFAEHGKNSFIVPTADYQNLSIPDQDNFDLQNLYQVLENEIVPTFYEDKNGWRTILQQGMKDVLAGFESNRMATEYYEIMYKG, translated from the coding sequence ATGACTGATTTCAGAAATTATACTATCCCATATGAGATCTCTCCGGAGTTCTCCAAAAAAACGGCTTATTTTTCCATGGAATTTGCCATTCACCAACCTCTGAAAATTTACAGTGGAGGATTGGGTTTTCTGTCCGGATCACATTTGCGAAGCGCATACGAACTCAAGCAAAATCTGATCGGAATAGGTATTCTCTGGAAATACGGGTATTACGACCAAAGCAGGAATCAGGATCAGACTATGAAAGCGGAATGGTATGAGAAAACTTATAGTTTTCTCGAAGACACCGGAATCAAATATCAAATCTCAATACATGGCAACCCTATCTGGGTAAAGGCCTACTATTTAGCGCCTGAAACATTCGAAAGCGCACCTTTGTTTTTGTTGAGTACGGATTTGCCTGAGAACGATTACCTAAGTCAGACGATCACCCATCGGTTATATGATTCGGATACTGCGGCAAAAGTTGCCCAATTTATTATGTTGGGAATAGGTGGGGCGAGGTTACTGGACGAATTGAATTTCAATCCGGAAGTATATCACCTCAATGAAGCCCATGGTGTAAGCTCGGTTTTTCATCTGATGCGGAAATTCGGTTCCAAAGAAGAAGTGAAAAAACGCTTGGTTTTCACCACCCACACTCCCGAAGAAGCCGGAAACGAAAAACATGACATCTACCTATGCGAGCAAATGGGCTACTTCAACGGCTATTCCCTAAATGAAGTCAGAGAATTAACCGGTATGGAAGGGGATCTGTTTAATCACAGTTTGGCGGCATTTCGATTTGCCAGAAAAGCCAACGGTGTCAGTAAACTTCACGGAGAAGTGAGTAGAGAAATGTGGAGCAAATATTCAGATATTCCTGAAATTACATCTATCACAAATTCCCAAAATTATAGCTACTGGGCAGATAAGCAGCTTTACAACTACATGGATGAAAGTGATTCGAAAAAGTTTGATGAGCGAAAATATTTTCTAAAAAAGCAGACGTTTGAGATCGTTGCTGATCAGACGGGGCAATTGCTTGATCCAAATGTGTTGACGATTGTATGGGCTAGACGCTTTGCCGGCTATAAAAGAGCGGATTTAATCACTAGGGATCTCCAGCGATTTGAAGAACTCATCACTAACTCTGAACATCCGATCCAGATAATCTGGGCAGGAAAACCTTATCCATCCGATTATGGGTCTATTTCCATTTTCAACCAGCTGGTACATCTGAGCAAAAAGTATCCAAATATAGCAGTGTGCGTGGGTTATGAACTGACATTGAGTAAGCAACTCAAACAAGCAGCTGACGTCTGGCTAAACAACCCACGGGTTCCCCGTGAAGCCAGTGGAACTTCAGGCATGACTGCTGCGATGAACGGAGCGGTGAATTTCAGCACTTTTGACGGTTGGATATGTGAATTTGCAGAGCATGGCAAAAACAGCTTCATCGTCCCTACTGCTGATTATCAAAATTTAAGCATTCCTGATCAGGATAATTTTGATCTTCAAAATTTATATCAGGTACTCGAAAATGAAATTGTCCCAACTTTCTATGAAGACAAAAATGGCTGGAGAACCATCCTTCAGCAAGGGATGAAAGATGTTTTGGCCGGATTTGAAAGTAATCGCATGGCTACAGAATATTATGAAATCATGTATAAGGGTTAA
- a CDS encoding YceI family protein yields MQILLLLIITYWSSPSTTSEAFEVKTWKIDSGSVIEISGSTNISSFRCESKEYQGGDILTETYFPARDMSEWSGEITLKTVNFDCFNALMTKDFRETLQMEKHPTIGVRFLKMTKESENINQENLRGEVEITLAGVSKIYPISCVFLAKNGEKALLTGERKLAFTDFEIDPPVKLLGTIKVRDSIEVSFGLVLEELM; encoded by the coding sequence ATGCAGATTTTACTTCTACTTATTATTACCTACTGGTCTTCACCAAGCACTACATCTGAAGCCTTTGAGGTAAAGACCTGGAAAATAGATTCTGGTAGTGTCATAGAAATCTCAGGTAGTACTAACATTTCGAGTTTTCGATGTGAATCAAAGGAGTATCAAGGAGGGGATATTCTTACGGAAACTTATTTTCCGGCTCGTGATATGTCTGAATGGAGTGGTGAGATCACCCTGAAAACTGTCAATTTTGATTGTTTCAATGCATTGATGACCAAAGATTTTAGAGAGACACTTCAGATGGAGAAACATCCCACTATAGGAGTACGCTTTCTGAAGATGACCAAAGAATCAGAAAACATAAATCAAGAAAATCTTAGGGGTGAAGTTGAAATCACACTGGCCGGAGTCTCCAAAATTTATCCGATTTCTTGCGTTTTCCTAGCTAAAAATGGGGAAAAAGCATTGCTGACTGGAGAACGAAAGTTGGCGTTTACAGATTTCGAAATTGATCCTCCCGTAAAGCTATTGGGAACGATTAAAGTGAGGGATTCGATAGAAGTCAGTTTTGGATTGGTACTGGAAGAGCTGATGTGA